The proteins below are encoded in one region of Deltaproteobacteria bacterium:
- a CDS encoding diaminopimelate decarboxylase, translated as MTMASTPGRIQFLSAEQAAEVKERFGTPCYVYDRAMLEAAARYALAFTAPYGFTLRYAMKANPSLGVLRVFRDLGVHIDASSDFEVERAMRAGFTPDQIQLTSQMPSRRLAEFVSKGVRYNACSLHQLEQFGTVAPGGSCSVRINPGLGSGSTKRTNTGGPASSFGIWHDYLDQVKALAARHGVKITWLHTHIGSGTDPEIWKRVARMSLDIAGELPQVTTVNLGGGFKVGRMPDEPSTDLQDVGQHVRREVEAFRQRDGRSLHVEIEPGTFLVARAGAIVATCIDVVDTGREGYLFAKLDTGMPEVTRPSLYGAQHPIEVLATGREQKDVVFVGPCCESGDILTPAPGDPEALAPRRVPQPQIGDLVIVGGAGAYCAGMATINYNSYPQAPEAMLETDGSLRLLRRRQMLEQVWTNEV; from the coding sequence ATGACGATGGCATCAACCCCGGGCCGCATTCAATTTCTCTCAGCCGAGCAGGCCGCGGAGGTAAAGGAACGATTCGGAACACCCTGTTATGTATATGATCGCGCCATGCTTGAAGCGGCGGCGCGCTATGCGCTGGCCTTTACGGCGCCGTACGGATTCACTCTCCGTTATGCGATGAAAGCCAACCCAAGCCTGGGCGTGCTGCGCGTGTTTCGCGATCTTGGCGTCCACATCGATGCGTCGAGCGACTTTGAGGTCGAACGGGCGATGCGAGCGGGGTTTACCCCCGATCAGATACAATTGACCTCACAAATGCCATCACGCCGCCTGGCTGAGTTTGTCAGTAAAGGGGTACGCTATAACGCGTGCTCACTCCACCAACTGGAGCAATTTGGCACGGTCGCTCCCGGCGGCAGCTGCTCGGTGCGCATCAATCCTGGTCTCGGTAGCGGGTCGACCAAGCGCACCAATACCGGTGGTCCGGCGTCGAGTTTCGGTATCTGGCACGACTATCTCGATCAAGTAAAAGCCCTGGCTGCACGGCACGGGGTGAAAATCACCTGGCTGCACACACACATTGGCTCAGGAACCGATCCAGAGATCTGGAAACGAGTCGCGCGGATGTCGCTCGACATCGCCGGTGAACTCCCACAGGTCACCACCGTTAATTTGGGTGGCGGCTTCAAAGTTGGACGGATGCCGGATGAACCATCGACCGATCTGCAGGATGTGGGTCAACACGTACGTCGTGAAGTGGAAGCCTTTCGCCAACGCGATGGCCGCTCGTTACATGTGGAAATCGAGCCGGGCACGTTTCTCGTCGCACGCGCGGGTGCCATTGTCGCCACGTGTATTGATGTCGTCGATACTGGCCGCGAAGGTTACCTGTTTGCCAAGCTTGATACGGGGATGCCCGAGGTCACACGCCCTTCCCTCTATGGCGCACAACATCCAATCGAAGTACTTGCTACTGGCCGTGAGCAAAAGGATGTCGTGTTCGTCGGCCCCTGCTGTGAATCAGGCGATATACTCACCCCAGCGCCTGGCGATCCAGAAGCGCTGGCGCCACGCCGCGTACCACAACCTCAGATCGGCGATCTCGTGATCGTTGGTGGCGCTGGAGCCTACTGCGCGGGCATGGCCACGATCAATTACAATTCGTACCCCCAAGCACCGGAAGCGATGTTGGAAACCGACGG